GTCGATGATCTCGACTTCGACCGGTTGATGGTAAAGCTCCGCACCGAGGTGGCAGCCCACATCCGTGCGGAGGAGAACGACCTCTTCACTCAGCTTCGCAAGGGCGTGAACCCCTACGTGCTGGAGCAGCTGGGCGACAAGGTCCGCCAGGCGAAGAAGAGCGCACCCACCCGCCCGCACCCGGGCGCTCCGAGCACGCCGCCGGTCAACAAGCTGCTCGCTCCGGGCCTGGGGCTGGTGGACCGGGTGCGCGATTACGTCTCCGGCCGCGGTAGATGACCGCCGACTCTGGGACGTCGAGGGCCACCGCGTGGTCGGCACGGTGGCTCTCGCCGATGGCGAGCGCGCCCTGCCCGCTCCGCGGGTTGTGACTCCTCCAAGCCTCTCCACTGGCTGACGCCATCCGGCGCCGCCCGGGTGGCGGTGCCGGCCCGCCGGACGTGGACTGGTGTGTAGCCGCGGCGAGGCCGCCGGGAACGACGAAGAGAGGGTGAGCAGCTGTGCCGGCAGGATCTAGCAGGAAACGTGAACGGCAGTACGAGCACATTAGGGAACAGGCCGAGGAGCGTGGATCCTCGCAGAAGCGGGCCAAGGAGATCGCCGCCCGCACGGTGAACAAGGAGCGCGCCCGCTCCGGCGAAGCCAAAACCGCCAGCAAGGCCTCTACTCGCGACCCGAAATCTTCCTCCCAGCGCGGCGGCGAACGCTCCCACCAAGGGGCCGGCGGCCCGACCAGAGATCAGCTCTACGCAGAGGCCAAGAGGAAGAACATCGACGGCCGCTCCAGCATGAACAAGGCCCAACTGCGCCGAGCCGTCGGACGCTGAACCGCACGGTTGCTCTCGCCTGGAGAGGCACGTTGAGCGCCGTTGCCGCTTCGCGGGGGAGCGGCAACGGCGCGCAGGGGGAGGCTGGGCGGCCAGTCAGTGACCAGCATCTTCTCCCGCAGGCGTGTGCAGAGGCGGGTGAGGAGGCGGGAGACGTGCATCTGGGAGAGACCGAGTTCTTTGCCGATCTGGGCCTGGGTCATCTCGGCGCCGAAGCGCAGTTCGAGGAGGGTGCGGTCGCGGTCGTCGGGTTCGGCCAGGTGCGGCTTGAGGGCCTGGAGGTCTTCGGCCAGGTCGAGGGCGGGGTCCTCGGAGCCGATGAGGTCGGCGACGAAGCCGGTTTGTCGCATGGCGCCGACGGCTTGGAGGGGCCGGTCGATGGAGACGCTGTCGTAGCCGTTGGAGGCCATGAGCCCTTCCGCCACCTCTTGCATATCGAGGTAGGCGGCGAGTTCGGCGGCGGAAGGCTCTTGGATCCCTTGCGCTTCGAGCTGTTCGCGGGCTTGGGCAAGGCCGATGCGCAGTTCCTGCAGGCGCCGGGGCACACTGACCGACCAGGTGGTGTCACGGAAGAACCGCTTGATCTCCCCCTGGATGTAGGGGACGGCTAGCGTCGTGAACGCCGCCCCGCGTGAGACGTCGTAGCGGTCGATGGCCTTGATCAGTCCGATGGTGCCGACCTGCAACATGTCCTGGGTCGTCTCCCCACGGCTGGAGAAGCGCCGGGCAGCGTAGCGCACTAAGGACAGGTTCGTCTCGATCAGAGTGTTGCGCACGTACTGGTACTCGTGCGTTCCCTGCTCCAGAGTGTCAAGGCGCGTCAGGAGCGCCTTTGTGAGCTCGGGCGTCGGAGGGGGCACGCGCCGGGGGGCGCAGTCCTGAGGCAGCACCGCCAGGGCCGGGGTCGACGGGGACTCCTGGCTGGCGCCTTCTGCCGTCGTGATGGGGTCGCTCATGGCCAGCTCCTTCCAGTTGCTGAGCCCCCGTCGTCAGGCCCCTACCCGTCGTCCTCGTCAGCACATCCGCCGGAGGCCTTGGTCGTCAGCCCCGAGATCCAGGGGCGCCACGGCCGGCGGTGGGGTGGGGCGTTCCGCCCTGGAGGAACAGGCGACCTGGACCTGCTCCAGCTCGCTGGCAACTGGTGTGAGTCGCATAGGACTTGGCGAGATCACCCAACCTGCCCCGTTCTGCGACTCGTCAGCTCACCCTTGACTTCGAACTAGTAGACAGTTGCGGCTAATTCTTGCTGTCGGGCAGTCTGTCCCTGTGGGTTGCTTTCCATCGGACAGGGGTGCCATGCCGTCACAGAAGAAGTATCCGGTCGCCTTGGGCGCGGAGGATCGCAAGGCGCTGGTGCGGGTGACCACTACGGGGGTGCACAGTGCGTCGATGATCAGGCGGGCGCGGGTGCTGCTCGCCCTGGATGCCGCTGCTGGCGAGGTCCCCTCCCGGGTGGTGGTCGCGGACCGGGCCGGGGTCTCGTGTGAGACGGTGCGCCTGGTCTCGATGCGGTTCACGGAGACCGGCGGGGATGTGTGGTCGACCGTCGGCCGCAAGAAGCGCCCCTTACCTCCGGTGCCTTCCCCGGTGACCGGTGAAGTCGAGGCCAGGCTGATCGCGCTGGCCTGCTCGACGCCGCCGAAGGGCCGCGCCCGGTGGTCGTTGCGCCTGCTGGAGAAGCACATCGCTCTGATCGAGGACATCCCGAACCTGGACCACACCACGATCGGACGGGTGTTAAAAAACGGAACTTCGCCCTCATGTGAAGCAGTGCTGGGTCATCCCGCCCCGCGCGAACGCGGCCTTCGCCGCGGCGATGGAGGACGTCCTCGAGGTCTACCGCCGCCCCTACGACCCGGCACGCCCTGTGGTGTGCATGGACGAAAAGCCCTACCAGCTGCTCGGCCACACCCGCGATCCGATCCCCGCCCGACCCGGCTGCGACCGCCGCGAAGACGGCGAGTACGTCCGGGCCGGCACCTGTTCGATCTTCTGCTGGACCGAGCCGCTGCGTGGCTGGCGGCGCGTGGACGGCCAGCCGCGCCGCACCAAAATCGACTGGGCACGCCAGGTCGAACACCTGCTGAACGTGGACTACCCCGACGCCGACAAGGTCGTGCTGGTGATGGACAACCTCAACACCCACACCACCGCCTCGCTCTACGAGGCGTTCGATCCGAAGAAGGCCTTCGCGCTGGCCCAGCGCCTGGAAATCCACCACACCCCCAAGCACGGATCCTGGCTCAACATCGCCGAGATCGAGCTGTCCGCGCTCACCCGCCAGTGCCTGGACCGCCGCATCGACGACATCGTCGTACTCAACGCCGAACTCACCGCCTGGCAGCAACAGACCAACCGCGACCAGCGCCAGGTCGACTGGCACTTCACCACCACCGACGCCCGCGTGAAACTACGCCACCTCTACCCGACAACACAGCAAAGCTAAGCCGCAACTGTCTACTAGCCCTCCCCAGAGCCCCAAAATGGCCATCTACCAGCGGTTTCCTTGGGGTCCGGCTGCCCGGTACCCGCTACCCACGCGGTCGGGTCGACCGGCGGTGCCCAGGGGGACGAACGTCCCTTGATTGCTGTCCAGCGCTGGGGCATTCTCGAGACCATGGCGGATCGTGTCGCGCCGTGCGGTGAAAGTGACCGGAGCGGCGGGAGTCCGGGCACGCCACTGGCTGTGATCGACGCGGGTGGTCGTGTGGTTGCGTGGAGCGCCGACGCGGCCCTGCTGGTCGGCCACGAGACTGCGGAGGCCGTCGGCCGCTCGCTGGACGGTCTACTGGGGACCCAGTCCCAATGGCTGACGTGCCCGGACGAGTGGCGTGGCGTGCTTGAGGTCCGGCACCGGGAAGGGCAGTGCCTGCAGGTGCCGGTCTCGGCCTACCGGCTCGGAAATGGCTCAGGGTCGCTCTGGCTACTGTTTCGGGAACCCGGTGAGGCCCTCCCTACGGAGCAGGTCCTGGCGGACTGGGTGCTGACGGATAATCCCGTCGCCGTTGCGGTCTACGACACCGGGATGCGCTGCGTCCAGCTGAACGATGCCATGCGGCGGCTGACCGGCGTGCCCGATGAGGAGAGGATCGGCCAGGGCCTGTCCGCGGTCCTGGCCGGGGGCGACGCCCTGGAGTGGGAGGCGCGTATGCGCCGGGTACTCGAGACGGGGCGGCGTGAGGAAGGCTTCCTCGTCCGAGGCCGAACCAAAGGTGACCCCGACCACGACAGGTGCTTCATTTCGTCTGCCTCCCCGCTGCGTGACGAGTCCGGGCAGATTGCCGGTGTGTGCGCCACAGTGATCGATTCGACCGAGCAGTACCGCGCCCAGGAGCGGCTGGCCCTGCTGGACGAGGCCAGCAGGGCCATCGGCAGCACCCTGGATGTGATGCGCACCGGACAGGAACTGGCCGATCTTGCAGTGCCGCGGCTGGCCGACTTCGTGAGCGTCGACCTGGTAGAAGGGCTGCTCAGTGGCGAGGAGCCGCCGCTGGTGCCGGTCATCGGGGCTGTGTTGCGCAGAGTGGCTCATCGTTCCGTTCGGGACGGCGAGCCCGAAGCAGTGGTCGCGGTGGGGGAGGCGGACTACTACACGGCGAACTCGCCACAGGCCCGCTGCCTGGCGACCGGGCGTTCCGTGCTGTATCGGACGGCGCGCCATGCGAACTCCTGGGTGCGGGAGGATCCCGTGCGCCAGGCCAAGAACGAGGAGTACGGATTCCACTCCTGGATCTTCGTGCCGGTGACCGCGCGGGGCGCGACGCTGGGTGTGGTGGGCTTCGTCCGCTCGCGTCATTGCGAGTTCTTCGAGGGCGAGGACCTCTCCCTCGCCGAGGATCTGGTGGCGCGGGCCGCCGTCTGCCTGGACAATGCCCGGCGTTATACCCGTGAGCACCTGGCGGCTCTTACGTTGCAGCGGAGCCTGATGCCCCAGCGGCTGCCGGAGCAGTCCGCCGTTCGGGCCGCCTTCCGCTACCTTCCGGGCGCCCCGGCGTTCGGGGTGGGCGGGGACTGGTTCGATGTGATCCCACTGTCCGGGGCACGGGTGGCGCTCGTCGTTGGCGACGTGGTCGGCCACGGTCTCCACGCGTCTGCCACCATGGGTCAGCTGCGCAGCGCCGTGCGGGCCCTCGCGGACGTAGACCTGGCGCCGGACGAACTGATGACCCGGCTCGACGACTTCGTCATCCGACTGGCATCCGAGTCCGAGACGGGAGCGGAGTCGATCGCGCCGGAGTTGGCCGGCGCCACCTGCCTGTACGCCGTATATGATCCGGTGTCGGGCCTGTGCTGCCTCGCCCGTGCAGGACACCTCCACCCAGCAGTGGTACAGCCGGACGGGACAGCGTCCTTGCTGGAACTGCCCGCCGGCCCTCCCCTGGGCCTGGGCGGACTGCCGTTCGAGTCGCTGGAAGTCGAGCTGCCCGAGGACAGCCTGCTCGCGCTCCACACAGATGGCCTGATCGACTCCCGGCGGCATGACATGGACGAAGGGCTCACAAGCCTGCTGCAAAACCTCTCGGGCGAGGCGATCTCGCCGGATGCTCAGTGCGCCCAGGTGGTCGGCGCACTACTCCCTGACTACCCGGCTGACGACGCCACCCTGCTGCTCGCCCGGGTCCAGCGCCTTGACTCCGACCAGGTTGCGTCGTGGAACGTGCCCGCCGCCTTCGAAGCAGTGCCTGAGATCCGTAGGCAGGTCATCCGCCGTCTGCGCCAGTGGGATCTGGAAGAAGCAGGCTTCACCACCGAGTTGGTGGTCAGTGAGCTGGTCACCAACGCCGTCCGGTACGGATGTGCCCCGATCGAGCTGCGGCTCATCCGCGATCGTACGTTGGTCTGCGAGGTCTTCGACGGCAGCGCTACCGCGCCGCACCTGCGCACAGCCCGTGTGTTCGACGAAGGCGGCCGGGGTCTGATGCTTGTCGCCCAGCTCACGCAGCGCTGGGGCACACGCCAGACTCCCCGCGGCAAGGTCATCTGGTGCGAACAGGCACTTCCCTGAGCAGACACGGGGAACGAACCGCAAGAGTGCAGCAGGGTGGAGCGTTCCCCTCTCCCCAGGTCCGGGAAAGGCTCCGGACGCGTGTCCCTGACCGGGCTGGTGTGCACCCGGCCCGGCACCCCGCATGCCCGGCTGATCTACCGGATGATCGTCCACCACAGCCGTAAGGACGAGAAGAAGGGCTTCCGCGAGAACGATCTCGCCCGTCTGCTGGACGCCGCGCACCAACAGCTCGGCGGCCCGATCGTGCTGGTGTGGGACAACGCCACCGCCCACACCGACCACGCGATGCGCGAGCTGATCGCCACCCGTTCCTGGCTCACCGTCTTCCGGCTCCCGGCGTATGCACCGGACCTGAACCCTGTAGATAGCCACTCAACATGCTGACGAACGGGCAGTGTTGTGCCATTGGTGATGTTGATGAGGAAGAGTTCACAAGAAGGTAATTGATCTTCTGGGTGCTGGGCGGCACCGTGATCATGTCCTGAACATGATCACGGCCCTCCCGCTCGTTTGGCGGCGTCCGGGAGGGCCGTGCGAGCGCCAACGGAGGGCGCTTTGGTCACGGTAGAGGTGGCAACTTCGGTTGTCGAACGGCGCCTGGTCGAGGGCGAGTTGTCGTGTCCGGGCTGCGGCGGGGTACTAGTAGGGCTTGGTCATGTGCGGTCCTTGATGGCGTGTCTTCTTGATCGGTCGTGTCGTTGACCGTGTGTGCTGAGTGGGGAGTTGGCTGCGGTCCGGTGTGATCTGGAGGACTTCGCGGCGGAGATGTTCGAGCCGTTCGCGCGGGCGGATCAGCGACGGTGGGGCGGGGTCTATCTGCGGGGCCTGCTGCTGGACGGCGGGCGCAAGTCGGTGGAGCCGATGGCCGCCCGCCTGGGCGAGGACGGGAACCGGCAGGCCCTGGCCCACTTCGTCACCTCCAGCCCGTGGGATGCGGCGCATGTGCGGGCCCGTCTGGCCTGGCGTATGCAGCCGGTCGTCAAACCCACCGCGTTGATCATCGATGACACCGGGTTCCTCAAGGACGGGGACGCGTCCGCGTGCGTGACCAGGCAGTACACCGGCACCGCGGGCAAGGTCACCAACTGCCAGGCCGGGGTCTCGCTGCACCTGGCTTCCAACGGCGCCTCGGCGGCGGTGAACTGGCGTCTGTTCCTGCCCGGGAGCTGGGATCCCGCCTCACCGAAGGCCGATCCGGCCAAGGTGGCCCGTCGTGACAAGTGCGCTATCCCCGCCCAGGTCGGCCATGTCGAGAAGTGGCAGCTGGCCCTCGACATGATCGACGAGACGCGGTCCTGGGGCATCGAGGTGCCCCAGGTCATCGCCGACGGCGGCTACGGGGACACCGCCGCCTTCCGGCTCGGTCTGGAAGAACGCGGCCTCGACTACGTGGTGGGCATCTCGACCACGACCACCGCGCAACCCGAGGACGCGCAGCCGTGCACCCCGGCCTTCCCCGACCGGGGCCGACGGCCGGCTCCTGCCTACCCCGAGCCAGCACAGAGGGTGAAGAGCCTGGTCATCGCGGCCGGTAAATCTTCCGCGCGGCCGGTGCAGTGGAGGGAGGGATCGCGGCCCGGCAGTGGCCGCAGCGGACACAAGCGCATGTACTCGCGCTTCGTGGCCCTGCGGGTCCGGCCCGCCGGACGTGAGATCCGCAAGGCCACAGCCGCCACCGAGCTTCCGGTCCGCTGGCTGCTGGCCGAATGGCCCGCCAACCAGGACGAGCCCGTGCAGTTCTGGCTCTCCAACCTGCCTGAGACCACCTCGTTGCCCGTCCTCGTGCGCACCGCGAAGCTCCGCTGGCGCATCGAGAACGACTACCGCGAGATGAAACAGGCCCTGGGCCTGGCCCACTTCGAAGGCCGAACCTGGCCAGGCTGGCACCACCACGTCACCCTCGTCTCGGTCGCGCACGCCTTCTGCACCCTTCAGCGACTGAGCCGATCCCCAAAAGAGACGGCGTCGGCCTGAGCCTCTACCGAATCGTTCGCGAGCTGCAGATACTCCTCGTGATCTGGACCGGCGCCTGTCCCACCTGTCACCGCGACATGCCAGACCCCGCACCAACATGACCAAGCCCTACTAGGAGTTGTCGTCAAATGTCACGCCCACATCAGGAGCGATGCGAGGGTGACGGCTGCTTGGTAGGACTCGGCGGTCTTGTCGTACCGGGTCGCGATGCCTCGCCACTGCTTCAGGCGGTTGAAGCACCGTTCCACGACGTTGCGACGCTTGTAGAGCTGCTTGTCGAAGGCCGGCGGGCGCCCGCCGTGGCTGCCGCGCCGGAGCCGGTTGCGGATCTGGTCGGCCCGCTCGGGGATGGTGTGGCCGATGCCGCGCCGTCGCAGCCAGGTGCGGATGGCTTTGGAACTGTAGCCCTTGTCGCCCAGCACATGGGCGGGCCGCACGCGGGGCCGTCCCGGGCCGATACGGGGCACCCGTATCGCTTCCATCACGGCGGTGAACTGGGTGCAGTCGTTGGTGTTGCCGCCCGTCACGGTGAACGCGAGCGGGCGGCCGAAGGCGTCGCAGGCGAGATGAATCTTGCTGGTCAGGCCGCCTCGGGAGCGTCCGAGGCCGGGGCTGCGAAGCCCCCTTTTCGGGCCCCAGCGGCGTGCTGGTGAGCGCGGACGACGGTGGAGTCGACCGACACCAGCCAGTCGACATGCCCCACTGCGTCCGCCTGCGCCTGGGCGGTCTTGAGCATCCGCTCGAAGGTGCCGTCCGCCGCCCACCGGCGGAAGCGGGTGTGCAGCGTGGCCCACGGCCCGTACCGCTCGGGCACATCCCGCCAGGCCGTCCCGGTGCGGAACTTCCACACGATCCCGTTGAGGATCCTTCGGTCGTCCAACCTCTTCCGCCCCCGCAAGGACGCGGGCAGCAGCGGCCGGACGAACTCCCACTCGGCATCGGACAGTTCATGGCGACGTATCACCCAACCATGATCCACTACTCAAGATCATTTGAAGACACGACCTAGAGTACTAGGCCCTGGCTGCAAGCCAGGGCCTAGTCTGCGGCGTTCAAGTCGGCTCGACCGTGTCGCAGTGCACCAGGTCGCGCCCCGATGAGCGAACCTCCCCACGGCGAACATGTGTTGAGGTACTGCCGCTGCGCTAGCTGATTCCCCAGTAACGGAGTTGTCAACTTGTTGACCGAGACGCTGGGTGAGGGTGTGTCAGGGCATAGTGGGACTGGATGTCGGCTGGGTGTTCAGGGTGGGGTGGGCAGGCCGGTGGTCCCGATGATCTGCCTCCAGACGGTGAAGCGGTGGCGCATTTCGGTGCGGTAGTCGGTGGCGGCGGGGTCTGAAGTGCGGAGTGACCGTGCTGAATACCGCCAGGAACCGTTGTGCTCCGCCGGCGGAGTGGAAGCCTTTCATCGCGTGTTCCCGTTGCCTGGTGGGCTGGTGGCTGTTCTCGGCCCGGTTGTTGAGGCATTTCGACTGTGTTCCACGGAGGGCATGACCTCGCGGTGGGCCGCACCATAGGAGCGGAGTCTGTCGGTGACCACCACCCGCGGTGTGCGGGACTGTTTCTTCAGCAGCTTGCGGAAGAAGAGCCTGGCCGCGGTCTTGTCCCGGCGGCTCTGCACGAGGATGTCCAGCACGTTGCCGTCCTGGTCGACCGCCCGCCACAGGTACTTCCGCTCGCCGCCGATCGTGACGAAGACCTCGTCCAGATGCCACTTGTCCCGGGCCGGGCCGCCGGCGCCGCAGCGCGCGGGCATAGTCGGGCCCGAACTTTGCACACCACTGCCGGATGGTCTCGTGGGAGACGATCACGCCGCGGGCGAGCATGAGCTCCTCGACCTCACGGAAACTGAGCGGGAAGCGGTGGTACAGCCACACACAGTGCGCGATGATCTCCGCCGGTACCGGAAGCCTTTGTACGACGGCGCCCCAGACTCCACGAACAGTCCCTCCCCGGCCATCCCACGATCAACCCGACGATCGTCCCACAGACGGCCCCTCAGCCAAGTTGACAGTGCCCGCCGGACGGATGCCTCAGGAGGCCCGGGCTTCGACGTCTCAGGTCCTGGTCGGCTGGCGGATGGCGTCGGCGGCGGGACTGCCACAGGGGCGAGCCCGCCGCCGAGGTTGTTCGGGTCGCTCGTCAGTGGTGATTCAGCCGGACGAGCATCTTCCCGATGTTGCCGCCGCGCATCATGGACAGGAAGGCGGCCAGGGTGTTCTCGATGCCGTCGATGATGGTCTCGTCGGCGCGCAGGGAGCCGTCGGCGAGCCAGGCGGCGGCCTGGCCGACATACTCGGGCATCAGGTCGAAGTGGTCGCCGACGTTCATGCCGCGCAGGTTGATGCGGTTGCCGATTGCCAGCGGCAGGTTGTTCGGGCCGGGCGGGAGTTCGGTGGCGTTGTACAGGGAGATCGCGCCTATGAGGGCGACGCGGCCGCGCAGGTTCATTGCGCCGAGGGCGGCCTGGAGGTGGTCGCCGCCGACGTTGTCGATGTAGACGTCGATGCCTTCGGGGGCGGCCTTGGCGAGCTGCGCGGGCAGGTCGCCCTCGCGGTAGTCGATCGCGGCATCGAAGCCGAAGTCCTCGACCAGGCGGCGGGCCTTCTCCGGGCCGCCGGCGGAGCCGATGACCTTAGCGGCGCCGAGCTTCCTTGCGATCTGTCCGGCGACGGAGCCGACCGCGCCCGCTGCCCCGGAGACGAAGACGACATCGCCGTCCGTCACCGGCGCGGTGTCGGTGACGCCGGCGTAGGCGGTGAGCCCGGTGGTGCCGAGTACGCCAAGGTAGGCCTGGGCCGGGGCGAGGGTGGTGTCGAGCGTCTGTGCGGCGGCCGCGTCGAGCAGCGCGTACTCGCGCCAGCCGGCGAAGTGCGAGACGGGCGTGCCGACCGGGATCGCCTCGGTTTCGGAGGCGACGACCACGCCGACGGCGCTTCCGGTCATGGTCTCTCCCAGTTCGAACTGCGGGATGTAGGAGGGACCCTCGTTCATCCGGCCGCGCATGTAGGGGTCGACGGAGAGCCAGGTGTTGCGGACCACGATCTGGCCCGGGCCCGGGTCGGGCACGGTGACGGTGGTGTAGGCGAAGTCGGCGGGCGTCGGCTCGCCCATCGGACGGGCGGCGAGCTGCCATTCACGGCTGGAGAAGGGCATGAAGGTACCTCGGATTCGTGGTCAGGGAAAGGCGGACAGAACGGGAACGT
Above is a genomic segment from Streptomyces sp. NBC_01454 containing:
- a CDS encoding hemerythrin domain-containing protein, which translates into the protein MGHGGDVIAELTTDHREVEELFAQFENAPPGSADRKRLVDALTIELVRHSVAEEEYLYPAVREHLERGDTLADKELADHFRVEKLLDDLQKRNVDDLDFDRLMVKLRTEVAAHIRAEENDLFTQLRKGVNPYVLEQLGDKVRQAKKSAPTRPHPGAPSTPPVNKLLAPGLGLVDRVRDYVSGRGR
- a CDS encoding plasmid stabilization protein, with protein sequence MPAGSSRKRERQYEHIREQAEERGSSQKRAKEIAARTVNKERARSGEAKTASKASTRDPKSSSQRGGERSHQGAGGPTRDQLYAEAKRKNIDGRSSMNKAQLRRAVGR
- a CDS encoding SigB/SigF/SigG family RNA polymerase sigma factor, coding for MSDPITTAEGASQESPSTPALAVLPQDCAPRRVPPPTPELTKALLTRLDTLEQGTHEYQYVRNTLIETNLSLVRYAARRFSSRGETTQDMLQVGTIGLIKAIDRYDVSRGAAFTTLAVPYIQGEIKRFFRDTTWSVSVPRRLQELRIGLAQAREQLEAQGIQEPSAAELAAYLDMQEVAEGLMASNGYDSVSIDRPLQAVGAMRQTGFVADLIGSEDPALDLAEDLQALKPHLAEPDDRDRTLLELRFGAEMTQAQIGKELGLSQMHVSRLLTRLCTRLREKMLVTDWPPSLPLRAVAAPPRSGNGAQRASPGESNRAVQRPTARRSWALFMLERPSMFFLLASA
- a CDS encoding IS630 family transposase — encoded protein: MKQCWVIPPRANAAFAAAMEDVLEVYRRPYDPARPVVCMDEKPYQLLGHTRDPIPARPGCDRREDGEYVRAGTCSIFCWTEPLRGWRRVDGQPRRTKIDWARQVEHLLNVDYPDADKVVLVMDNLNTHTTASLYEAFDPKKAFALAQRLEIHHTPKHGSWLNIAEIELSALTRQCLDRRIDDIVVLNAELTAWQQQTNRDQRQVDWHFTTTDARVKLRHLYPTTQQS
- a CDS encoding SpoIIE family protein phosphatase, producing the protein MVAWSADAALLVGHETAEAVGRSLDGLLGTQSQWLTCPDEWRGVLEVRHREGQCLQVPVSAYRLGNGSGSLWLLFREPGEALPTEQVLADWVLTDNPVAVAVYDTGMRCVQLNDAMRRLTGVPDEERIGQGLSAVLAGGDALEWEARMRRVLETGRREEGFLVRGRTKGDPDHDRCFISSASPLRDESGQIAGVCATVIDSTEQYRAQERLALLDEASRAIGSTLDVMRTGQELADLAVPRLADFVSVDLVEGLLSGEEPPLVPVIGAVLRRVAHRSVRDGEPEAVVAVGEADYYTANSPQARCLATGRSVLYRTARHANSWVREDPVRQAKNEEYGFHSWIFVPVTARGATLGVVGFVRSRHCEFFEGEDLSLAEDLVARAAVCLDNARRYTREHLAALTLQRSLMPQRLPEQSAVRAAFRYLPGAPAFGVGGDWFDVIPLSGARVALVVGDVVGHGLHASATMGQLRSAVRALADVDLAPDELMTRLDDFVIRLASESETGAESIAPELAGATCLYAVYDPVSGLCCLARAGHLHPAVVQPDGTASLLELPAGPPLGLGGLPFESLEVELPEDSLLALHTDGLIDSRRHDMDEGLTSLLQNLSGEAISPDAQCAQVVGALLPDYPADDATLLLARVQRLDSDQVASWNVPAAFEAVPEIRRQVIRRLRQWDLEEAGFTTELVVSELVTNAVRYGCAPIELRLIRDRTLVCEVFDGSATAPHLRTARVFDEGGRGLMLVAQLTQRWGTRQTPRGKVIWCEQALP
- a CDS encoding IS701 family transposase: MLSGELAAVRCDLEDFAAEMFEPFARADQRRWGGVYLRGLLLDGGRKSVEPMAARLGEDGNRQALAHFVTSSPWDAAHVRARLAWRMQPVVKPTALIIDDTGFLKDGDASACVTRQYTGTAGKVTNCQAGVSLHLASNGASAAVNWRLFLPGSWDPASPKADPAKVARRDKCAIPAQVGHVEKWQLALDMIDETRSWGIEVPQVIADGGYGDTAAFRLGLEERGLDYVVGISTTTTAQPEDAQPCTPAFPDRGRRPAPAYPEPAQRVKSLVIAAGKSSARPVQWREGSRPGSGRSGHKRMYSRFVALRVRPAGREIRKATAATELPVRWLLAEWPANQDEPVQFWLSNLPETTSLPVLVRTAKLRWRIENDYREMKQALGLAHFEGRTWPGWHHHVTLVSVAHAFCTLQRLSRSPKETASA
- a CDS encoding IS5 family transposase (programmed frameshift) — translated: MRRHELSDAEWEFVRPLLPASLRGRKRLDDRRILNGIVWKFRTGTAWRDVPERYGPWATLHTRFRRWAADGTFERMLKTAQAQADAVGHVDWLVSVDSTVVRAHQHAAGARKGGLRSPGLGRSRGGLTSKIHLACDAFGRPLAFTVTGGNTNDCTQFTAVMEAIRVPRIGPGRPRVRPAHVLGDKGYSSKAIRTWLRRRGIGHTIPERADQIRNRLRRGSHGGRPPAFDKQLYKRRNVVERCFNRLKQWRGIATRYDKTAESYQAAVTLASLLMWA
- a CDS encoding NADP-dependent oxidoreductase, translated to MPFSSREWQLAARPMGEPTPADFAYTTVTVPDPGPGQIVVRNTWLSVDPYMRGRMNEGPSYIPQFELGETMTGSAVGVVVASETEAIPVGTPVSHFAGWREYALLDAAAAQTLDTTLAPAQAYLGVLGTTGLTAYAGVTDTAPVTDGDVVFVSGAAGAVGSVAGQIARKLGAAKVIGSAGGPEKARRLVEDFGFDAAIDYREGDLPAQLAKAAPEGIDVYIDNVGGDHLQAALGAMNLRGRVALIGAISLYNATELPPGPNNLPLAIGNRINLRGMNVGDHFDLMPEYVGQAAAWLADGSLRADETIIDGIENTLAAFLSMMRGGNIGKMLVRLNHH